One window of Solwaraspora sp. WMMA2056 genomic DNA carries:
- a CDS encoding (Fe-S)-binding protein: MGTVQIVTTVVAAIVTVVAVALAGRAVWQFVSIIRLGQPDPTRTGDPATRATVMLRETLGHTRMLRWSVVGAAHWFVMVAFVLLSILVLEAYFEVVDAGGGIPVIGGWLLYGLVTEYVSILGLAGILVLIGIRLANRPSRAGGRSRFTGSTMWQGYFVEAVVLAVLVCGFLIRGFRVATDHFDFPVWATPVSHALGALLPASDAAISITALVKILISMTWLIVIALTLTMGVAWHRFAAFFNIYFKRDPGTPNSGLGALRPMTSNGKPLDFEEADPEKDQFGVAQVEQFSWKGLLDFTTCTECGRCQSQCPAWNTGKPLSPKLLVLSLRDHAYAKAPYLLAGGGKDLTGEEKATAEQLATVDALALAEADRPLIGGADDGGVIDPDVLWSCTTCGACVEQCPVDIEHVDHIVDMRRYQVLIESSFPSEAGVMLRNLENKGNPWGAPPNTREDWTKGLDFEVPRVGEVDDFEYLFWVGCAGAFEDRAKKTTRAVATLLHSAGVDFAILGEGETCSGDPARRIGNEFVFQMLAQQNVETLNEAFGDREPAKRKIVATCPHCFNTLGNEYGQLGGDFEVVHHTQLLAHLVATGKLTPVTPVDGGLTYHDPCYLGRHNRVFSPPREVLGAALGADDAVREMPRNSERSFCCGAGGARMWMEERIGKRVNVDRVEEALSTGAQTIAVGCPFCFTMLGDGVTGKQSSGAAGEGVEVVDVATVLLRSVTPAVASSTAAEE, from the coding sequence ATGGGCACGGTTCAGATCGTCACCACGGTCGTCGCCGCCATCGTCACCGTGGTGGCGGTGGCGCTCGCCGGCCGAGCGGTCTGGCAGTTCGTCTCGATCATCCGGCTCGGCCAGCCCGACCCCACCCGCACCGGTGACCCGGCGACCCGCGCCACCGTGATGCTCCGCGAGACCCTCGGCCACACCCGGATGCTGCGCTGGAGCGTCGTCGGCGCCGCGCACTGGTTCGTCATGGTCGCCTTCGTCCTGCTCTCCATCCTGGTGCTGGAGGCGTACTTCGAGGTCGTCGACGCCGGCGGCGGCATCCCGGTGATCGGTGGCTGGCTGCTCTACGGCCTGGTGACCGAGTACGTCTCCATCCTCGGCCTGGCCGGCATCCTGGTGCTGATCGGCATCCGGCTGGCGAACCGGCCGAGCCGGGCCGGCGGCCGTTCCCGGTTCACCGGCTCCACCATGTGGCAGGGCTACTTCGTCGAAGCGGTCGTGCTCGCCGTACTGGTCTGCGGGTTCCTGATCCGCGGCTTCCGGGTCGCCACCGACCACTTCGACTTCCCGGTGTGGGCCACCCCGGTCAGCCACGCCCTCGGTGCGCTGCTGCCCGCCTCAGACGCGGCGATCAGCATCACCGCCCTCGTCAAGATCCTCATCTCGATGACCTGGCTGATCGTCATCGCGCTGACCCTGACCATGGGCGTCGCCTGGCACCGGTTCGCCGCCTTCTTCAACATCTACTTCAAGCGGGACCCGGGCACACCGAACTCCGGCCTCGGCGCGCTGCGACCGATGACCAGCAACGGCAAGCCGCTCGACTTCGAAGAGGCCGACCCCGAGAAAGACCAGTTCGGGGTCGCCCAGGTCGAACAGTTCAGCTGGAAGGGTCTGCTCGACTTCACCACCTGTACGGAGTGCGGCCGCTGCCAGTCGCAGTGCCCGGCCTGGAACACCGGCAAGCCACTGTCACCGAAGCTGCTCGTACTGTCGCTGCGCGACCACGCGTACGCCAAGGCGCCGTACCTGCTCGCCGGCGGCGGCAAGGACCTCACCGGCGAGGAGAAGGCCACCGCCGAGCAGCTCGCCACGGTCGACGCCCTGGCCCTGGCCGAGGCCGACCGCCCGCTGATCGGCGGGGCGGACGACGGCGGGGTCATCGACCCGGACGTGCTGTGGTCCTGCACCACCTGTGGCGCCTGCGTCGAGCAGTGCCCGGTCGACATCGAGCACGTCGACCACATCGTCGACATGCGTCGCTACCAGGTGCTGATCGAGTCGAGCTTCCCCAGCGAGGCCGGCGTGATGCTGCGTAACCTGGAGAACAAGGGCAACCCGTGGGGCGCACCGCCGAACACCCGCGAGGACTGGACCAAGGGCCTCGACTTCGAGGTGCCCCGGGTCGGCGAGGTGGACGACTTCGAGTACCTGTTCTGGGTCGGCTGCGCCGGTGCCTTCGAGGACCGGGCCAAGAAGACCACCCGGGCGGTGGCGACCCTGCTGCACTCCGCCGGCGTCGACTTCGCCATCCTCGGCGAGGGCGAGACCTGCTCCGGCGACCCGGCCCGGCGCATCGGCAACGAGTTCGTCTTCCAGATGCTGGCCCAGCAGAACGTGGAGACCCTCAACGAGGCGTTCGGCGACCGGGAGCCGGCGAAGCGCAAGATCGTCGCGACCTGCCCGCACTGCTTCAACACCCTCGGCAACGAGTACGGGCAGCTCGGCGGCGACTTCGAGGTCGTACACCACACGCAGCTGCTGGCCCACCTGGTCGCCACCGGCAAGCTCACCCCGGTCACCCCCGTCGACGGCGGTCTGACCTACCACGACCCCTGCTACCTGGGCCGGCACAACCGGGTCTTCAGCCCACCCCGCGAGGTGCTCGGCGCCGCGCTCGGTGCCGACGACGCGGTACGCGAGATGCCCCGCAACTCGGAGCGGTCGTTCTGCTGCGGGGCCGGTGGCGCGCGGATGTGGATGGAGGAGCGGATCGGCAAACGGGTCAACGTCGACCGGGTCGAGGAAGCCCTCTCCACCGGTGCCCAGACGATCGCCGTCGGCTGCCCGTTCTGCTTCACCATGCTCGGTGACGGGGTCACCGGAAAGCAGTCCAGCGGCGCGGCGGGCGAGGGCGTCGAGGTCGTCGATGTGGCGACCGTGCTGCTCAGGTCGGTCACGCCGGCGGTAGCATCGTCGACGGCCGCCGAGGAGTAG